One window of Futiania mangrovi genomic DNA carries:
- the argH gene encoding argininosuccinate lyase, whose protein sequence is MDENKATATPVREAQGGASSSNMMWGGRFSTSPDAVMEAINASIDVDRRLAAQDIAGSRAHSDMLAACGIITAADRDAIHAGLAQVEREIADGTFAYSTALEDIHMNIEARLKEIVGAPAGRLHTARSRNDQVAVDFRLFVREACDRTAAQILKLQRALLAQAEAHADTVMPGFTHLQSAQPVTFGHHMLAYVNMLDRDRARFIDARARMNRCPLGAAALAGTSFPIDRHMTAKALGFDGPTRNSLDSVSARDFALEFLSAAAICAVNLSRLAEEIVIWMTPQFGFVKLSDRWTTGSSIMPQKKNPDAAELVRGKSGRVIGQLNTLLVLMKGLPLTYSKDMQEDKEALFDAADTIELCLEATAGMVADMTPVAEKMAAAAGAGFATATDLADWLVRVLGLPFRDAHHVTGRIVALAEAKGCDLAALALADLQGVEPRITADIFEVLTVESSVASRTSFGGTAPQNVRAEIAHWRDVLAREGV, encoded by the coding sequence ATGGACGAAAACAAGGCAACAGCCACCCCCGTACGTGAGGCGCAAGGCGGCGCATCCTCCAGCAATATGATGTGGGGCGGACGGTTTTCTACCTCGCCCGACGCGGTGATGGAGGCGATCAACGCCTCGATCGACGTGGACCGGCGGCTGGCGGCGCAGGACATCGCGGGCAGCCGGGCCCATTCCGACATGCTCGCGGCGTGCGGCATCATCACGGCGGCCGACCGCGACGCGATCCACGCGGGCCTGGCGCAGGTCGAGCGCGAGATCGCGGATGGCACCTTCGCCTATTCGACCGCCCTCGAAGACATTCACATGAACATCGAGGCGCGGCTGAAGGAGATCGTGGGCGCTCCCGCGGGCCGGCTGCACACCGCGCGCTCGCGCAACGACCAGGTGGCGGTCGACTTCCGCCTCTTCGTGCGCGAGGCGTGCGACCGCACCGCGGCGCAGATCCTGAAGCTGCAGCGCGCGCTTCTGGCACAGGCCGAGGCGCACGCCGACACCGTCATGCCGGGCTTCACCCATCTGCAGAGCGCGCAGCCCGTGACCTTCGGCCACCACATGCTCGCCTATGTGAACATGCTGGACCGCGACCGGGCCCGCTTCATCGACGCCCGCGCGCGGATGAACCGCTGCCCGCTCGGGGCGGCGGCACTCGCCGGCACCAGCTTCCCGATCGACCGGCACATGACGGCCAAGGCGCTGGGCTTCGACGGGCCGACGCGCAACTCGCTCGACAGCGTGTCGGCGCGCGACTTCGCGCTCGAATTCCTGTCGGCGGCGGCGATCTGCGCGGTCAACCTGTCGCGCCTGGCGGAGGAGATCGTGATCTGGATGACGCCGCAGTTCGGCTTCGTGAAGCTGTCGGACCGCTGGACGACCGGGTCCTCCATCATGCCGCAGAAGAAGAACCCGGATGCCGCCGAGCTCGTGCGCGGCAAGTCTGGCCGCGTGATCGGCCAGCTGAACACGCTGCTGGTGCTGATGAAGGGCTTGCCGCTCACCTATTCCAAGGACATGCAGGAAGACAAGGAGGCGCTGTTCGACGCCGCCGACACCATCGAGCTTTGCCTGGAAGCGACGGCAGGCATGGTCGCCGACATGACACCGGTGGCGGAGAAGATGGCCGCGGCCGCCGGCGCCGGTTTCGCCACGGCGACCGACCTCGCCGACTGGCTGGTGCGCGTGTTGGGCCTGCCGTTCCGCGATGCCCATCACGTGACGGGCCGCATCGTCGCGCTGGCGGAAGCGAAGGGCTGCGACCTCGCGGCCCTCGCGCTCGCCGACCTGCAGGGGGTGGAGCCGCGCATCACGGCGGACATCTTCGAGGTGCTGACGGTCGAAAGCTCGGTCGCCAGCCGGACGAGTTTCGGCGGCACGGCGCCCCAGAACGTGCGGGCCGAAATCGCGCACTGGCGCGACGTGCTGGCGCGGGAGGGCGTGTGA
- a CDS encoding TlpA family protein disulfide reductase produces MRRTLLAGIGATMGLFALALYGTWGGPVHAGARDLATGEVEGFVVHDAPQAVPAGEFTDAGGGTLSFADFRGKVVLVNFWATWCGPCREEMPALDRLQGALGGRDFQVVAISTDRQGASVAQPFLDEIGAKNLALYLDQRGSLARALGLRGLPATLLLDGEGREVGRMFGPAEWDSHDALRLIRYFIDRLEPSPTKATDAGNARTAS; encoded by the coding sequence ATGCGTCGAACGCTGCTTGCCGGGATCGGGGCCACGATGGGCCTTTTCGCGCTTGCCCTATACGGCACATGGGGCGGGCCTGTCCACGCGGGCGCGCGCGACCTCGCCACGGGCGAGGTGGAGGGATTCGTCGTCCATGACGCGCCGCAGGCGGTTCCGGCAGGGGAGTTCACGGACGCGGGCGGCGGCACGCTGAGCTTCGCCGACTTCCGCGGCAAGGTCGTGCTCGTCAATTTCTGGGCGACATGGTGCGGGCCGTGCCGGGAGGAGATGCCGGCGCTCGACCGCCTTCAGGGCGCGCTCGGCGGGCGGGACTTCCAGGTGGTCGCCATCTCCACCGACCGGCAGGGCGCGTCGGTGGCGCAGCCTTTCCTCGACGAGATCGGGGCGAAGAACCTTGCGCTTTATCTCGATCAGCGCGGCTCGCTTGCCCGCGCACTCGGCCTGCGCGGCTTGCCTGCGACGCTGCTGCTCGACGGCGAGGGCCGCGAGGTCGGCCGCATGTTCGGCCCGGCGGAGTGGGATTCGCACGACGCCCTGCGCCTGATCCGGTACTTCATCGACCGGCTTGAGCCGTCGCCGACCAAGGCAACGGACGCGGGCAACGCACGCACCGCGTCATGA
- a CDS encoding electron transfer flavoprotein subunit alpha/FixB family protein, with protein sequence MASLVIADHDNETLNEATAKVVTAAKALGGDVHVLVAGEGCKAVADAAAKLDGVAKVLLAEGGQYAHMLAEPMAALIVKLAGGYDNLVASTMTTGKNFMPRVAALLDVMQVSDIIAVESADTFVRPIYAGNAMLTVTSTDAKKVITVRPTSFAAAGEGGSASVESVDAAEDPGLSSWVEDKLSESSRPELSAAKIVISGGRGMQSGDNFVMLEKIADKLGAAVGASRAAVDAGFVPNELQVGQTGKVVAPELYIAVGISGAIQHLAGMKDSKVIVAINKDEEAPIFQVADYGLVADLFQAVPELEQELEKAGY encoded by the coding sequence ATGGCAAGCCTCGTCATTGCCGATCACGACAACGAAACCCTGAACGAAGCGACCGCCAAGGTGGTCACCGCGGCGAAGGCGCTGGGCGGCGACGTCCATGTGCTGGTCGCCGGCGAAGGCTGCAAGGCCGTGGCCGACGCCGCCGCAAAGCTCGACGGCGTGGCCAAGGTGCTGCTGGCCGAGGGCGGGCAATACGCGCACATGCTGGCCGAACCAATGGCCGCCCTGATCGTCAAGCTGGCCGGTGGCTACGACAATCTCGTCGCCTCGACCATGACGACGGGCAAGAATTTCATGCCGCGGGTGGCGGCCCTGCTCGACGTGATGCAGGTTTCCGACATCATCGCGGTGGAGTCGGCCGACACCTTCGTGCGGCCGATCTATGCCGGCAACGCCATGCTGACCGTCACCTCGACGGACGCCAAGAAGGTGATCACCGTGCGCCCGACCTCGTTCGCGGCTGCGGGCGAAGGCGGCTCGGCAAGCGTCGAGAGCGTCGACGCGGCGGAGGATCCGGGCCTGTCGAGCTGGGTCGAGGACAAGCTGTCGGAAAGCTCGCGGCCCGAACTGTCGGCGGCGAAGATCGTCATCTCCGGCGGCCGCGGCATGCAGTCGGGCGACAATTTCGTCATGCTGGAGAAGATCGCCGACAAGCTGGGCGCCGCCGTGGGTGCGAGCCGCGCGGCCGTCGATGCGGGCTTCGTGCCCAACGAGCTGCAGGTCGGCCAGACCGGCAAGGTCGTCGCGCCGGAGCTTTACATCGCCGTCGGCATTTCCGGCGCGATCCAGCATCTCGCGGGCATGAAGGACTCCAAGGTCATCGTCGCGATCAACAAGGACGAGGAAGCCCCGATCTTCCAGGTCGCCGACTATGGCCTGGTTGCGGACCTCTTCCAGGCCGTGCCGGAGCTTGAGCAGGAACTGGAAAAGGCCGGGTATTGA
- a CDS encoding electron transfer flavoprotein subunit beta/FixA family protein yields the protein MKVLVPVKRVVDYNVKIRVKADQTGVELANVKMSMNPFDEIAVEQAIRMKEAGTASEIVVVSVGPQQASETIRTALAMGADRGILVKTDDQVEPLGVAKILKELVAREEPQLVILGKQAIDDDSNQTGQMLAALVGWSQGTFASAVEIADGKAAVTREVDGGLQTVEIALPAIVTTDLRLNEPRYASLPNIMKAKKKPIDETSPADLGVDVAPRLKTVKVTEPPQRQAGIKVESVAELVQKLKNEAGVI from the coding sequence ATGAAGGTTCTGGTGCCCGTCAAGCGGGTTGTCGATTACAACGTGAAGATCCGCGTCAAGGCGGATCAGACCGGGGTGGAACTCGCCAACGTCAAGATGTCGATGAACCCCTTCGACGAGATCGCGGTGGAACAGGCGATCCGCATGAAGGAGGCCGGCACGGCGAGCGAAATCGTCGTCGTTTCCGTCGGCCCACAGCAGGCATCGGAAACGATCCGGACCGCGCTTGCGATGGGCGCCGATCGCGGCATTCTTGTGAAGACGGACGACCAGGTCGAGCCGCTGGGCGTGGCCAAGATCCTCAAGGAACTTGTCGCCAGGGAAGAGCCGCAGCTGGTCATCCTCGGCAAGCAGGCGATCGACGACGACAGCAACCAGACGGGCCAGATGCTGGCGGCGCTGGTGGGCTGGTCGCAGGGCACGTTCGCCTCGGCGGTGGAGATCGCGGACGGCAAGGCCGCGGTCACCCGCGAGGTAGACGGCGGCCTGCAGACGGTCGAGATCGCGCTGCCGGCGATCGTCACCACCGACCTGCGCCTGAACGAGCCGCGCTACGCCTCGCTGCCGAACATCATGAAGGCGAAGAAGAAGCCGATCGACGAGACGTCGCCCGCCGACCTGGGCGTCGACGTCGCGCCGCGCCTCAAGACCGTGAAGGTGACCGAGCCGCCGCAGCGCCAGGCCGGCATCAAGGTCGAGAGCGTCGCGGAACTTGTGCAGAAACTGAAGAATGAGGCGGGGGTAATCTGA
- a CDS encoding cob(I)yrinic acid a,c-diamide adenosyltransferase: MVVLNKIYTRTGDAGETGLGTGQRVRKYDLRIEAYGTVDEANAILGIVRQHIDTLPDAAEVDAALMRIQNDLFDLGADLCTPETDEPLEYEPLRVTDAQVVRLEREIDALNADLAPLRSFILPGGTMAAAYLHQARTVTRRAERCIVALAERDPVNPAAVRYVNRLSDYLFVLGRHVNDQGAADVLWVPGANRT; encoded by the coding sequence ATGGTCGTTCTGAACAAGATCTACACGCGCACGGGCGATGCGGGCGAGACCGGGCTGGGGACCGGGCAGCGGGTCCGCAAGTACGACCTGCGGATCGAGGCCTATGGCACCGTGGACGAGGCGAACGCCATCCTCGGCATCGTGCGCCAGCATATCGACACCCTGCCCGACGCTGCCGAGGTGGACGCCGCGCTGATGCGGATCCAGAACGACCTCTTCGACCTCGGCGCCGATCTCTGCACGCCGGAGACGGACGAGCCGCTGGAATACGAGCCCCTGCGCGTCACCGACGCACAGGTCGTCCGGCTGGAGCGGGAGATCGACGCGCTGAACGCCGACCTCGCCCCGCTGCGCTCCTTCATCCTGCCGGGCGGCACGATGGCGGCGGCCTACCTGCACCAGGCCCGCACGGTCACGCGCCGGGCCGAGCGGTGCATCGTCGCACTCGCGGAACGCGATCCGGTCAACCCCGCCGCGGTGCGCTACGTCAACCGGCTGTCGGACTATCTCTTCGTGCTCGGCCGTCACGTCAACGACCAGGGGGCTGCAGATGTGCTCTGGGTGCCGGGGGCCAACCGGACCTGA
- the lysA gene encoding diaminopimelate decarboxylase: MDHFTYRGGRLHAEDVPLDAIAEAVGTPVYVYSTATLVRHYRVFAQAFTRRPGHEDTLVAYAMKANSNLAVLATLAREGAGCDIVSGGELRRALAAGVPPGRIVFSGVGKTREEMAATLDAGICQFNVESEPELEALSEVAVSRGMTAPVSLRVNPDVDAKTHHKISTGKSENKFGIPIARAREIYAHAARLPGLSVTGVDLHIGSQLTDLEPFRAAYARAADLVTALRADGHAIRHLDLGGGLGIPYVAGNEVPPSPDAYADMVIDTVGHLGCRLMFEPGRLIVGNAGVLVSRTIYVKQGEGRRFLILDAAMNDLVRPAMYEAHHDIVPVAEGGRGPAVPYDVVGPVCETGDTFAKARSVPELAAGDLVAFRSAGAYGAVMASEYNSRPLVPEVLVNAEDWSIVRVRPTYDEMLARDRVPDWLSED; encoded by the coding sequence ATGGACCATTTCACCTATCGCGGCGGGCGGCTTCATGCCGAGGACGTACCGCTCGACGCCATCGCCGAGGCAGTGGGCACCCCCGTCTATGTCTATTCGACCGCGACGCTGGTGCGGCACTACCGCGTCTTCGCGCAGGCGTTCACGCGGCGGCCGGGCCATGAGGACACGCTCGTCGCCTACGCCATGAAGGCCAATTCGAACCTCGCAGTGCTGGCGACGCTGGCACGCGAAGGGGCGGGCTGCGACATCGTCTCCGGCGGGGAGTTGCGCCGCGCGCTGGCCGCGGGCGTGCCGCCGGGCCGCATCGTCTTCTCCGGCGTCGGCAAGACGCGGGAGGAGATGGCGGCCACCCTCGACGCCGGCATATGCCAGTTCAACGTGGAGTCGGAGCCGGAACTGGAGGCCCTCTCGGAGGTCGCCGTCTCCAGGGGCATGACGGCGCCCGTCTCGCTGCGCGTCAACCCGGACGTGGACGCGAAGACCCACCACAAGATCTCGACCGGAAAGTCGGAGAACAAGTTCGGCATCCCCATCGCGCGGGCGCGGGAAATCTACGCCCATGCAGCCCGCCTGCCCGGCCTTTCGGTGACGGGTGTCGACCTGCACATCGGCTCGCAACTGACCGACCTCGAACCCTTCCGCGCGGCCTATGCGCGCGCCGCGGACCTTGTCACGGCGCTCCGCGCCGACGGGCACGCGATCCGCCACCTCGACCTGGGCGGCGGTCTCGGCATCCCCTATGTCGCGGGCAACGAAGTGCCGCCCTCGCCGGACGCCTATGCCGACATGGTCATCGACACGGTGGGCCATCTCGGCTGCCGCCTGATGTTCGAGCCGGGCCGTCTGATCGTCGGCAACGCGGGCGTCCTGGTGTCGCGCACGATCTATGTGAAGCAGGGCGAGGGACGGCGCTTCCTGATCCTCGACGCGGCGATGAACGACCTCGTCCGCCCGGCGATGTACGAGGCGCACCACGACATCGTTCCCGTCGCCGAGGGCGGGCGCGGGCCGGCGGTCCCCTATGACGTGGTGGGGCCTGTGTGCGAGACGGGCGACACCTTCGCCAAGGCGCGCAGCGTGCCGGAACTGGCCGCGGGCGACCTCGTCGCCTTCCGCAGCGCGGGCGCCTATGGCGCGGTGATGGCCTCGGAATACAACTCCCGCCCCCTCGTCCCGGAAGTGCTCGTGAACGCAGAGGACTGGTCAATTGTCCGCGTTCGCCCAACTTATGACGAGATGCTGGCGCGTGATAGAGTGCCAGACTGGTTGAGCGAGGACTGA
- the lptM gene encoding LPS translocon maturation chaperone LptM, which produces MTGRTALPLILVLALALGVSACGRKGPLEPPPTPDTKKEAPKTGALPLPETRA; this is translated from the coding sequence ATGACGGGACGCACGGCACTGCCGCTCATCCTCGTTCTCGCACTGGCGCTCGGGGTCTCCGCCTGCGGGCGCAAGGGACCGCTCGAACCGCCGCCCACCCCCGATACGAAGAAGGAGGCGCCGAAGACCGGCGCGCTTCCCCTGCCCGAAACGCGAGCCTGA
- a CDS encoding twin transmembrane helix small protein translates to MENLLHILIPVAMGATALMVLLGLVTLFRRGAENRSRSNKLMRMRVALQFAAILLIMAAIWLGGRGPTWFD, encoded by the coding sequence ATGGAAAACCTTCTGCACATCCTGATCCCGGTGGCCATGGGCGCAACAGCGCTCATGGTCCTGCTCGGACTGGTCACGCTGTTCCGCCGGGGCGCAGAGAACCGCAGCCGCTCCAACAAGCTGATGCGGATGCGCGTGGCGCTCCAGTTCGCCGCCATCCTGCTCATCATGGCGGCGATCTGGCTGGGTGGCCGCGGGCCGACCTGGTTCGACTGA
- a CDS encoding 3-hydroxybutyryl-CoA dehydrogenase: MTARTVGVIGAGQMGNGIAHVCAVAGHRVLLKDISQDRLDAGLKTIERNLARQAAKGLIGQGQVSEALARITPILENAPFGDADMVIEAATENEAVKRKIFEELCPSLGPKAMIATNTSSISITRLASCTDRPERFMGVHFMNPVPLMQLVELIRGIATEEETFVTMRDFVQGLGKTTANAEDFPAFIVNRILLPMINEAVYTLYEGVGNVEAIDTAMRLGANHPMGPLQLADFIGLDTCLSIMQVLYEGLADSKYRPCPLLVKYVEAGWLGQKTKRGFYDYRGEEPVPTR, encoded by the coding sequence ATGACGGCAAGAACGGTCGGCGTCATCGGCGCGGGCCAGATGGGCAACGGCATCGCGCACGTGTGTGCGGTCGCCGGCCATCGGGTGCTGCTCAAGGATATCAGCCAGGACCGCCTGGATGCCGGGCTCAAGACGATCGAGCGCAACCTTGCCCGCCAGGCCGCCAAGGGCCTGATCGGGCAGGGACAGGTGTCGGAGGCGCTGGCCCGCATCACGCCGATCCTCGAGAACGCGCCGTTCGGGGACGCCGACATGGTGATCGAGGCAGCGACCGAGAACGAAGCCGTCAAGCGCAAGATCTTCGAGGAGCTGTGCCCCTCGCTCGGCCCAAAGGCGATGATCGCGACGAACACCTCGTCGATCTCGATCACGCGGCTTGCCTCCTGCACCGACCGCCCGGAACGCTTCATGGGCGTGCACTTCATGAACCCGGTGCCGCTGATGCAGTTGGTCGAACTGATCCGCGGCATCGCGACGGAGGAGGAAACCTTCGTCACGATGCGGGACTTCGTGCAGGGGCTCGGCAAGACCACCGCGAACGCGGAGGACTTCCCCGCCTTCATCGTGAACCGCATCCTGCTGCCGATGATCAACGAGGCGGTCTACACGCTGTACGAGGGCGTGGGGAACGTCGAGGCGATCGACACCGCCATGCGGCTCGGCGCCAATCACCCGATGGGACCGCTTCAGCTGGCCGACTTCATCGGCCTCGACACCTGCCTCTCGATCATGCAGGTGCTCTACGAGGGGCTGGCGGACAGCAAGTACCGTCCCTGCCCGCTGCTGGTGAAATATGTCGAGGCGGGCTGGCTCGGCCAGAAGACGAAGCGGGGCTTCTACGACTATCGCGGCGAGGAGCCGGTGCCGACGCGCTGA
- a CDS encoding PEP-CTERM sorting domain-containing protein produces MLFGHKKIERILGGADVVARAMTAALVLCLVPAGPLAAQTTIVPDASSAARVAQAVGAAPKVAKAPAALGAPAPRPVATPAEAVGTVTAQPILTHAEAPVAATMQPVTTIGAVKPARPDSQLPSRETFDPTARYERFAHSLTSNNSKAKTRFSILHETPSRTNIAGARLYRLADTRMRLVIDGSEVRIAGAPVVPLIGINAYEGRTGEMTFLEGGKLTIGRQSRKFSGEWDLDGAGWDGTRRTRPTNFISGELPVRIQTRDAQGNVITDELHTMEFWEMAMGPYNGVYREGRDMIFWLWGMTTDKTRSGEFTHVGMDIAVSTFPPVDPDPVVLGEENPLPPADPLVLGAPRLLPYVGAWGLYPPVFIGGSSGGSGSSGGSSTSGGWSTSGGMSTSGGWSTSGGSSTSGGWSASGGSSTSGGWSTSGGATSSGASSGATSSGATSSGATSSGASSGSTTSGGSTSSGGSTSSGGTPVPEPAPIALLLLGLAGLALARRGKRSGA; encoded by the coding sequence GTGTTGTTTGGCCATAAGAAGATCGAGCGGATTCTGGGTGGTGCCGACGTTGTCGCGCGGGCGATGACGGCTGCCCTCGTCCTGTGCCTTGTGCCTGCGGGCCCGCTTGCTGCGCAGACCACGATCGTGCCCGACGCCTCCTCGGCGGCCCGGGTCGCCCAGGCCGTGGGCGCCGCACCCAAGGTGGCCAAGGCGCCTGCCGCGCTGGGGGCGCCGGCGCCGAGACCGGTCGCCACGCCGGCGGAAGCCGTCGGCACCGTGACCGCACAACCGATCCTGACCCACGCGGAGGCGCCGGTTGCGGCGACGATGCAGCCAGTCACGACGATCGGCGCGGTCAAGCCCGCGCGCCCCGATTCGCAACTGCCCTCGCGCGAGACATTCGACCCCACCGCCCGTTACGAACGGTTCGCCCACTCCCTCACGTCGAACAATTCGAAGGCGAAGACCCGCTTCTCGATCCTGCACGAAACGCCCTCGCGCACGAACATCGCCGGCGCCCGCCTGTACCGGCTGGCCGATACCCGGATGCGGCTGGTGATCGACGGCTCGGAGGTGCGCATCGCTGGCGCCCCGGTCGTTCCGCTCATCGGCATCAACGCCTACGAAGGGCGCACGGGCGAGATGACCTTCCTCGAAGGCGGGAAGCTGACCATCGGGCGGCAGTCGCGGAAATTCTCCGGCGAGTGGGATCTGGACGGCGCGGGATGGGACGGTACGCGGCGCACCCGGCCGACCAATTTCATCTCGGGCGAGCTGCCCGTGCGCATCCAGACGCGCGACGCCCAGGGCAACGTCATCACCGACGAGCTTCACACCATGGAGTTCTGGGAGATGGCGATGGGCCCCTACAATGGCGTCTATCGCGAAGGCCGGGACATGATCTTCTGGCTGTGGGGCATGACCACGGACAAGACCCGCTCGGGCGAGTTCACGCACGTCGGCATGGACATTGCCGTCTCGACCTTCCCGCCGGTCGATCCCGACCCGGTAGTTCTGGGCGAGGAAAACCCGCTGCCCCCGGCCGATCCGCTCGTGCTCGGCGCGCCGCGTCTCCTGCCCTATGTCGGCGCCTGGGGCCTCTATCCGCCGGTCTTTATAGGCGGTTCGTCCGGCGGGTCCGGTTCGTCGGGCGGCTCCTCGACCTCCGGCGGCTGGTCGACCTCGGGCGGCATGTCAACCTCCGGCGGCTGGTCCACGTCCGGCGGCTCCTCCACCTCCGGCGGCTGGTCGGCCTCTGGCGGGTCCTCGACTTCGGGCGGCTGGTCCACGTCCGGCGGCGCCACCTCGTCCGGCGCATCCTCGGGCGCGACCTCCTCCGGCGCGACCTCGTCCGGAGCGACCTCGTCCGGAGCGTCCTCGGGCAGCACGACCTCTGGCGGCAGCACCTCGTCTGGGGGCAGCACGTCCTCCGGCGGCACGCCGGTCCCCGAACCGGCGCCGATCGCGCTGCTGCTGCTGGGGCTGGCGGGCCTCGCGCTCGCCCGCCGCGGCAAAAGGTCCGGCGCGTAG